The Syngnathus scovelli strain Florida chromosome 18, RoL_Ssco_1.2, whole genome shotgun sequence genome contains a region encoding:
- the nrros gene encoding transforming growth factor beta activator LRRC33 produces the protein MSVHGTSAIICLLLPMWIILAPASSHPQHSQCKLTQRTALCNNSNLTSVPAGLPRSTEELQLNHNLLKTLQDDSLQYPSLTTLSLACNQMEGLHPKTFQSTKLLKNLNLAMNHLYVSYTQTSNALKTLPGLKILDLSENRLDEEMAAVLLQNLTSLEYLNLSGNLLRRLDETSFGDLRQVRELDLQRNLLFEIDNAFDGTPRLQRLNLAFNYLPCLTDFHMSQLVVLNASHNFIEWFITRPDANVTFQIETLDLSDNMLLFFPFLPEMSRLRNLHLSHNVVSFYEHLADKVTFPNLTSTVDFHNLGRNTSTVTAKLWNDSLHGDVSSVELLDLRGNRLQYFPRGFIRKMPSLSRLRIPSNCLESLNLTSERFSASLLELDVSDNGLKEIAADDVTLRTLSNLTYLNLSRNDLDCSSSRRVFDLPGVRSMDLSYSNIGKCLREASVAWNTTKSLRQLFLKGSHLERIPPSAFSGLALTHLELSDNPGLRGQQSIKSLSRTLQHLGLGNTHFGELDFADFLNLKSLNISCNSLKHLPASVSSLDLRQLDLRDNKLSTIPSDQADALALKLHTVFLTGNPFNCCQSEWFRTFTTTKTVHVVGQSDIECADLFQTHSIRHYRLFLCRDESGEPFFWYILLFGSICISLVGIVVIVFLTLQPKVIQKSIKKKYLKPTSY, from the exons ATGTCAGTTCACGGCACGTCGGCCATCATCTGCTTACTGCTACCCATGTGGATCATCCTCGCACCAGCCTCAAGTCATCCACAACACAGTCAGTGTAAGCTG ACGCAACGAACGGCTCTCTGCAACAACTCCAACCTCACGTCGGTACCGGCGGGACTACCAAGAAGCACCGAAGAACTTCAGCTCAATCACAATCTTCTCAAGACACTACAGGACGACTCTCTTCAGTATCCCTCGCTCACTACCCTCAGTTTAGCCTGCAACCAGATGGAAGGATTGCATCCAAAAACTTTTCAATCCACCAAATTGTTAAAAAATCTGAATTTGGCAATGAATCATCTGTATGTTAGCTACACGCAAACTAGCAATGCTTTAAAGACGCTGCCCGGGCTCAAAATTTTAGATCTATCCGAGAATAGGTTAGATGAAGAAATGGCCGCCGTCCTTCTTCAAAATCTGACGTCGCTGGAGTACTTAAATCTTTCGGGGAATCTCTTACGACGTCTGGATGAGACGTCGTTCGGAGATCTTCGCCAGGTGAGAGAGTTGGACCTGCAGAGGAACCTCCTGTTTGAGATCGACAACGCCTTTGACGGAACCCCCAGATTGCAACGGCTCAACTTGGCCTTCAATTATCTACCTTGCCTGACGGACTTCCACATGAGCCAGTTGGTGGTTCTAAACGCCAGCCACAACTTCATCGAATGGTTCATCACCAGGCCGGACGCGAACGTCACTTTTCAAATCGAGACGCTCGATCTATCCGATAACATGCTGCTCTTCTTTCCGTTCTTACCCGAGATGAGCCGCTTACGCAATCTCCACCTGTCCCACAACGTTGTGAGTTTTTATGAGCACCTAGCGGACAAGGTCACATTCCCAAACTTAACCTCCACCGTCGATTTCCACAACCTGGGGAGGAACACCAGCACCGTCACGGCTAAGCTATGGAACGACAGCCTTCACGGCGACGTCTCCTCGGTGGAGCTTTTAGATCTACGAGGAAATAGGTTGCAGTACTTCCCACGGGGATTCATCCGTAAAATGCCATCCCTGTCCAGACTGCGGATACCCAGCAACTGTCTGGAAAGCTTGAATCTAACATCTGAGCGATTCTCTGCTAGCTTGTTGGAGTTGGACGTTAGCGACAACGGACTGAAAGAGATTGCAGCGGATGATGTTACGCTGAGGACGCTTAGCAACTTGACTTATCTTAACCTCAGCCGGAACGATCTCGACTGCTCATCCTCGAGACGAGTGTTCGATTTACCGGGTGTTCGGTCAATGGACCTCAGTTACAGCAACATAGGGAAATGTCTCCGTGAGGCAAGTGTAGCCTGGAACACCACTAAGTCCTTGAGGCAGCTTTTCCTCAAGGGAAGCCATCTTGAAAGAATTCCACCATCTGCATTCTCTGGACTCGCTCTCACGCATTTAGAACTTTCCGACAACCCTGGACTAAGAGGCCAGCAGTCTATCAAAAGTCTAAGCAGAACATTACAGCACTTAGGTTTGGGGAACACACACTTTGGGGAATTGGACTTTGCAGATTTTTTAAATCTGAAGTCTCTGAATATTTCATGCAACTCCCTCAAGCATCTTCCGGCTTCAGTCTCGAGTCTTGACTTAAGACAGCTCGATTTGAGAGACAATAAGTTGTCGACGATTCCCTCGGATCAGGCCGACGCGTTAGCTTTGAAACTTCACACCGTTTTCCTGACGGGGAATCCATTCAACTGCTGCCAAAGCGAATGGTTCAGGACTTTCACGACAACAAAGACCGTCCACGTGGTCGGCCAGTCGGACATCGAATGCGCGGATCTCTTCCAAACACACAGCATTCGGCATTACCGCTTATTTTTGTGCCGTGACGAAAGCGGGGAACCTTTTTTTTGGTACATCCTgctttttgggtccatttgtatttctttagtgggcattgttgttattgtgtttcTCACACTCCAGCCCAAAGTGATCcaaaaatcaatcaaaaaaaaatatttaaagccTACGTCTTACTGA